A genomic region of Carassius carassius chromosome 13, fCarCar2.1, whole genome shotgun sequence contains the following coding sequences:
- the LOC132156185 gene encoding nuclear receptor coactivator 5-like isoform X3: MSSWLKKAGGRRPPPKHSGGRSCRRTPYPMREDRKDDHPETESFESLDEGIDYSGTADYEHSPHQSTAVSPEEYEASLQRSAIYERFFQQLHGDGAKQPADCVVLSVNNQNVDYPKSIGQCLQERGLSVEMLYLQVESGLTRALQDVRSDGSPLCILVEQTNVTLSSCTVIIFSESLKIHRNMPKEQAMEFVILEFRRLSGSQRVLDPTEAAARAAELTEDYLERSKLEHHTVPSATRHLLFLLAEGLHLYPEELNTLAEYLQNRQDHLQVSSAEVGSDVAPLINSLPPGLGKPPPLLPAGSGPPPRKQANPPSGSGGTPPEHHMGLQGSYPKTKPPPLLSMQNLKPTSHRSTGPHNLLTSRASLVSHGSLFSSPSRGPAAPHSLDKPQPLLGPAPTHGPTSTRGPLLDTPLGFPSSRGLLQHLGAHSSRGPPMISGPPPQNGPRGPRAPPPSLRSLHMGALTGPRPPRRLLPGFSQDI, from the exons ATGTCGTCGTGGTTGAAGAAAGCTGGAGGCAGACGACCGCCACCAAAACACAGCGGAGGAAG ATCTTGTCGAAGAACACCATATCCGATGAGGGAGGACAGAAAAGATGATCATCCAGAAACTGAGAG CTTTGAAAGTTTAGATGAGGGGATTGACTACTCTGGCACTGCAGACTATGAGCATTCACCACATCAGTCAACTG CTGTTTCACCTGAAGAATATGAGGCATCGCTTCAACGCAGTGCCATATACGAGAGGTTCTTCCAGCAGCTACATGGAGATGGTGCTAAACAGCCTGCAGACTGTGTCGTCCTGTCCGTGAACAACCAGAATGT GGATTACCCCAAATCGATAGGCCAGTGTTTGCAGGAACGTGGCCTCTCGGTGGAAATGCTTTACCTGCAGGTGGAATCTGGCCTGACGCGGGCCCTCCAAGATGTCCGCTCCGACGGTTCCCCCTTATGTATTCTCGTCGAGCAGACTAATGTAACTCTCTCCTCGTGCACAGTAATCATATTTTCAGAGTCCCTCAAAA TTCATCGAAATATGCCCAAAGAACAGGCCATGGAGTTTGTGATTTTGGAGTTCAGGCGCTTGAGCGGTTCACAGCGGGTGCTGGACCCCACAGAGGCTGCGGCACGGGCGGCTGAGCTGACGGAGGACTACCTGGAGCGCAGCAAGCTGGAGCACCACACTGTTCCCTCTGCCACCCGCCACCTGCTCTTTCTCCTGGCCGAAGGTTTGCACCTGTACCCAGAGGAGCTCAACACACTGGCGGAGTATCTTCAAAACCGCCAAGACCATCTGCAAG TATCTTCCGCAGAGGTGGGCAGTGATGTTGCTCCTCTAATAAACAGCTTGCCTCCAGGGTTAGGAAAGCCCCCACCACTTCTGCCTGCTGGGTCTGGACCACCACCAAGAAAGCAGGCAAACCCACCCTCAGGGTCAGGAGGTACACCCCCGGAACATCACATGGGATTGCAag GCTCGTATCCTAAGACGAAACCACCTCCTTTGCTTTCAATGCAAAATCTAAAGCCAACTTCCCACAGATCAACTGGCCCTCATAATCTTTTAACCTCTCGGGCTTCTTTGGTCTCACACGGTTCTTTATTTAGTTCCCCGTCTAGAGGGCCAGCAGCCCCTCATAGTCTTGACAAGCCCCAACCTCTGCTTGGCCCAGCACCTACACATGGGCCAACGTCCACCCGTGGCCCTCTACTTGATACGCCTCTTGGTTTCCCGTCCTCTAGAGGACTGTTGCAGCATCTGGGGGCACATTCATCACGAGGACCACCAATGATTAGTGGACCCCCACCGCAGAATGGACCCCGGGGTCCTAGAGCACCACCACCTTCACTCAGGAGCCTTCATATGGGAGCCTTAACCG GTCCACGGCCTCCACGACGCCTGCTCCCTGGATTCTCTCAGGACATCTGA
- the LOC132156185 gene encoding nuclear receptor coactivator 5-like isoform X1, translated as MSSWLKKAGGRRPPPKHSGGSSVSNPPRSCRRTPYPMREDRKDDHPETESFESLDEGIDYSGTADYEHSPHQSTAVSPEEYEASLQRSAIYERFFQQLHGDGAKQPADCVVLSVNNQNVDYPKSIGQCLQERGLSVEMLYLQVESGLTRALQDVRSDGSPLCILVEQTNVTLSSCTVIIFSESLKIHRNMPKEQAMEFVILEFRRLSGSQRVLDPTEAAARAAELTEDYLERSKLEHHTVPSATRHLLFLLAEGLHLYPEELNTLAEYLQNRQDHLQVSSAEVGSDVAPLINSLPPGLGKPPPLLPAGSGPPPRKQANPPSGSGGTPPEHHMGLQGSYPKTKPPPLLSMQNLKPTSHRSTGPHNLLTSRASLVSHGSLFSSPSRGPAAPHSLDKPQPLLGPAPTHGPTSTRGPLLDTPLGFPSSRGLLQHLGAHSSRGPPMISGPPPQNGPRGPRAPPPSLRSLHMGALTGPRPPRRLLPGFSQDI; from the exons ATGTCGTCGTGGTTGAAGAAAGCTGGAGGCAGACGACCGCCACCAAAACACAGCGGAGGAAG CAGTGTCTCAAATCCTCCCAGATCTTGTCGAAGAACACCATATCCGATGAGGGAGGACAGAAAAGATGATCATCCAGAAACTGAGAG CTTTGAAAGTTTAGATGAGGGGATTGACTACTCTGGCACTGCAGACTATGAGCATTCACCACATCAGTCAACTG CTGTTTCACCTGAAGAATATGAGGCATCGCTTCAACGCAGTGCCATATACGAGAGGTTCTTCCAGCAGCTACATGGAGATGGTGCTAAACAGCCTGCAGACTGTGTCGTCCTGTCCGTGAACAACCAGAATGT GGATTACCCCAAATCGATAGGCCAGTGTTTGCAGGAACGTGGCCTCTCGGTGGAAATGCTTTACCTGCAGGTGGAATCTGGCCTGACGCGGGCCCTCCAAGATGTCCGCTCCGACGGTTCCCCCTTATGTATTCTCGTCGAGCAGACTAATGTAACTCTCTCCTCGTGCACAGTAATCATATTTTCAGAGTCCCTCAAAA TTCATCGAAATATGCCCAAAGAACAGGCCATGGAGTTTGTGATTTTGGAGTTCAGGCGCTTGAGCGGTTCACAGCGGGTGCTGGACCCCACAGAGGCTGCGGCACGGGCGGCTGAGCTGACGGAGGACTACCTGGAGCGCAGCAAGCTGGAGCACCACACTGTTCCCTCTGCCACCCGCCACCTGCTCTTTCTCCTGGCCGAAGGTTTGCACCTGTACCCAGAGGAGCTCAACACACTGGCGGAGTATCTTCAAAACCGCCAAGACCATCTGCAAG TATCTTCCGCAGAGGTGGGCAGTGATGTTGCTCCTCTAATAAACAGCTTGCCTCCAGGGTTAGGAAAGCCCCCACCACTTCTGCCTGCTGGGTCTGGACCACCACCAAGAAAGCAGGCAAACCCACCCTCAGGGTCAGGAGGTACACCCCCGGAACATCACATGGGATTGCAag GCTCGTATCCTAAGACGAAACCACCTCCTTTGCTTTCAATGCAAAATCTAAAGCCAACTTCCCACAGATCAACTGGCCCTCATAATCTTTTAACCTCTCGGGCTTCTTTGGTCTCACACGGTTCTTTATTTAGTTCCCCGTCTAGAGGGCCAGCAGCCCCTCATAGTCTTGACAAGCCCCAACCTCTGCTTGGCCCAGCACCTACACATGGGCCAACGTCCACCCGTGGCCCTCTACTTGATACGCCTCTTGGTTTCCCGTCCTCTAGAGGACTGTTGCAGCATCTGGGGGCACATTCATCACGAGGACCACCAATGATTAGTGGACCCCCACCGCAGAATGGACCCCGGGGTCCTAGAGCACCACCACCTTCACTCAGGAGCCTTCATATGGGAGCCTTAACCG GTCCACGGCCTCCACGACGCCTGCTCCCTGGATTCTCTCAGGACATCTGA
- the LOC132156185 gene encoding nuclear receptor coactivator 5-like isoform X2, with protein sequence MSSWLKKAGGRRPPPKHSGGSVSNPPRSCRRTPYPMREDRKDDHPETESFESLDEGIDYSGTADYEHSPHQSTAVSPEEYEASLQRSAIYERFFQQLHGDGAKQPADCVVLSVNNQNVDYPKSIGQCLQERGLSVEMLYLQVESGLTRALQDVRSDGSPLCILVEQTNVTLSSCTVIIFSESLKIHRNMPKEQAMEFVILEFRRLSGSQRVLDPTEAAARAAELTEDYLERSKLEHHTVPSATRHLLFLLAEGLHLYPEELNTLAEYLQNRQDHLQVSSAEVGSDVAPLINSLPPGLGKPPPLLPAGSGPPPRKQANPPSGSGGTPPEHHMGLQGSYPKTKPPPLLSMQNLKPTSHRSTGPHNLLTSRASLVSHGSLFSSPSRGPAAPHSLDKPQPLLGPAPTHGPTSTRGPLLDTPLGFPSSRGLLQHLGAHSSRGPPMISGPPPQNGPRGPRAPPPSLRSLHMGALTGPRPPRRLLPGFSQDI encoded by the exons ATGTCGTCGTGGTTGAAGAAAGCTGGAGGCAGACGACCGCCACCAAAACACAGCGGAGGAAG TGTCTCAAATCCTCCCAGATCTTGTCGAAGAACACCATATCCGATGAGGGAGGACAGAAAAGATGATCATCCAGAAACTGAGAG CTTTGAAAGTTTAGATGAGGGGATTGACTACTCTGGCACTGCAGACTATGAGCATTCACCACATCAGTCAACTG CTGTTTCACCTGAAGAATATGAGGCATCGCTTCAACGCAGTGCCATATACGAGAGGTTCTTCCAGCAGCTACATGGAGATGGTGCTAAACAGCCTGCAGACTGTGTCGTCCTGTCCGTGAACAACCAGAATGT GGATTACCCCAAATCGATAGGCCAGTGTTTGCAGGAACGTGGCCTCTCGGTGGAAATGCTTTACCTGCAGGTGGAATCTGGCCTGACGCGGGCCCTCCAAGATGTCCGCTCCGACGGTTCCCCCTTATGTATTCTCGTCGAGCAGACTAATGTAACTCTCTCCTCGTGCACAGTAATCATATTTTCAGAGTCCCTCAAAA TTCATCGAAATATGCCCAAAGAACAGGCCATGGAGTTTGTGATTTTGGAGTTCAGGCGCTTGAGCGGTTCACAGCGGGTGCTGGACCCCACAGAGGCTGCGGCACGGGCGGCTGAGCTGACGGAGGACTACCTGGAGCGCAGCAAGCTGGAGCACCACACTGTTCCCTCTGCCACCCGCCACCTGCTCTTTCTCCTGGCCGAAGGTTTGCACCTGTACCCAGAGGAGCTCAACACACTGGCGGAGTATCTTCAAAACCGCCAAGACCATCTGCAAG TATCTTCCGCAGAGGTGGGCAGTGATGTTGCTCCTCTAATAAACAGCTTGCCTCCAGGGTTAGGAAAGCCCCCACCACTTCTGCCTGCTGGGTCTGGACCACCACCAAGAAAGCAGGCAAACCCACCCTCAGGGTCAGGAGGTACACCCCCGGAACATCACATGGGATTGCAag GCTCGTATCCTAAGACGAAACCACCTCCTTTGCTTTCAATGCAAAATCTAAAGCCAACTTCCCACAGATCAACTGGCCCTCATAATCTTTTAACCTCTCGGGCTTCTTTGGTCTCACACGGTTCTTTATTTAGTTCCCCGTCTAGAGGGCCAGCAGCCCCTCATAGTCTTGACAAGCCCCAACCTCTGCTTGGCCCAGCACCTACACATGGGCCAACGTCCACCCGTGGCCCTCTACTTGATACGCCTCTTGGTTTCCCGTCCTCTAGAGGACTGTTGCAGCATCTGGGGGCACATTCATCACGAGGACCACCAATGATTAGTGGACCCCCACCGCAGAATGGACCCCGGGGTCCTAGAGCACCACCACCTTCACTCAGGAGCCTTCATATGGGAGCCTTAACCG GTCCACGGCCTCCACGACGCCTGCTCCCTGGATTCTCTCAGGACATCTGA